The sequence TAGGCGACCCAGTTTTGCGCGCACGCGGGGTCAAGGCCACCGATAATCGAGACATCGAAGCCCTCTCCGGTGTCGACCTGACGGTTCGACAGGGTGAAATCGTTGGCATTGCGGGGGTAAGCGGCAACGGACAGAAGGAACTCGCGGAGGTCATGGCCGGCATTCGGGACGTGACGGCCGGCGAGCTCGTCGTCAACGGTGAGGACATTACCGGCGCGAAACCGAAGACGTTCGTTGATAGCGGCGTCTCGTTCGTCCCCGAGGACCGACTCCAGTACGGCTGTGCCGAGGACCTCTCGGTGATGCACAACGCCACGATGAAAGACTTCAGGGATAGCCGGTTCGGCGACCGGCCGTTTCTGGACTACGGAGAACTCCGTGACTACGCCGAAACACTGGTTGAGGAGTTCGACGTTCGCGGCGTCAGCGACGTAACCGACACACAGGCCGGCGACCTCTCTGGAGGGAACCTCCAGAAACTCATTCTGGCGCGGGAGATCTACCGCGACCCGGACCTGCTCATCGCGAACCAACCGACTCGCGGTGTCGACGTCGGGGCAATCGAGTTCATCAGGGAGACGCTGCTCGAACAGCGCAAGGCGGGAACCGGCATAATCCTGCTCTCAGAGGACCTCGACGAGATATTCGACCTGAGCGACAGAATTCTTGTCGTGTACGAGGGCGAGTTCGTTTACGAGACGACACCGGCCGAGGCCGACCGGGAACGGATCGGTCTGGAGATGACTGGTGGCGGCGACGACGAAGGCCAGATGGAAACAGCGCCACCCCCATCCGGAGTCACACAGGAGAGTGAGAGCTGATGAACGTCGCAGTAACCGTCGACGCACGCGAAGATATTCCGGCCTGGCTGGCCTACGGGACGCCTGTATTCACCGTGCTGGCTGCACTGGCGGTGAGCGCCATCGCGCTGGTCGTTCTCAACGTGGATCCCGTCGCGGCGTACACGACAATGTTCGTCGACACGCTCGTGACCGAATTCGGTCTCAGTGAGACGCTGACAAAGGCAGTTCCGTTGATTCTTACGGGCCTGGCGGTGTATCTCCCGTTGAAAGCGGGCCTGTTCAATATCGGTGCCGAGGGACAACTCGTCGCCGGTGCGCTTGCAGGGACGTGGATCGGGCTGAACGTCTCGCTCACGGGGCTCGCACTGATTCCGCTGATGTTCGTCGCCGCAGCCGTAGCCGGCGGCATCTGGGCTGGCATCCCGGCGTACCTGCGTGCGAAGTGGGACGTCAACGAGATCATCACGTCGCTACTGCTGACGTTCGTCGCGCTTGAAATCCAGAGCTACCTGCTCCGGGGACCGATGCAGGGCGGGACCGGGAACTTCCCGCAGTCGGACCGGTTCTCCGAGGCCGCGACGATTCCGGAACTGTTCGGCGGCGTCCACGCCGGTCTGCTCGCCGCCGTCTGCATGGTCGTAGTGACATATGTTCTGATGACGAGAACCCGGCTCGGGTTCGAAATCACGTTCGTCGGCTCGAACGACGAGGCCGCCCAGCAGGCCGGGATGAGCAAGTTCTACGTGTACCTCTTCGTGTTTGTCGTCGGGGGCGCGTTCGCGGCCATGGGCGGCATCAGCGAAATCGCCGGTGCGCAAGGTCGATACCGTGCCGGGTTCGAACCCGGATACGGCTTCACGGCCATTCCGGTTGCGCTGCTTGGTCGCAACAGCGCGTTCAAAGTGATGCTCGCTGGCCTGTTTTTCGCCGTGCTGTTCGTCGGCGGGTCGAGTATGGAAGTGGCGTTCGGTGTGCCTGCGGCGCTGGTCGAGATCATTCAAGCGCTGGTCATTCTCTTCCTGATCACGGCGGAGTTCTTCAAGAGCTACCGTGTCGGTATCGACCTCAAACGCGGGCCAGCGGAGACGCCAGCTCAGCCACAGCGAGGTGACGACTGATGGTGAGCTTCATCGCCGGTCTGCTGGATGCGACCGTTCAAGCGGCGACCGTGCTACTCCTCGCTGGGATGGGCGAACTCATCAGTGAGCGGGCGGGCGTCCTCAACCTCGGCGTCGAGGGCATGATGCTCGTCGGCGCACTCGGGGGATTCATCACGACCGTCCTCACGGGGAGCCACTGGCTTGGATTCGCCGTCGGCATCCTCCTCGGAATGGTGCTGGCGCTGGTCCACGCGTTCCTCTGTATCTCGCTGAAGTCGAATCAGGTCATCAGCGGCGTCATGCTGACGCTGCTTGGGACCGGGCTGACGACGTTCTTTGGCTCCGGCTGGGTCGAAGAGTCGATCAGCGGCTTCCCGCAGATCACGTTCCCGCTTATCGGACAGTACCTCGTCGGTATCCCGGTCATCGGCGAGGCCCTCTTCCGGAGCACGGCAACGGACTACCTCGCGCTTGGTCTACTGGTCGTGGTCTGGTACTTCCTGCACCACTCGAACCTCGGGCTAGAGATGATAGCCGTTGGTGAGGACCCAGAGATGGCGGACACGATGGGCGTGTCCGTGTTCAGGCTGCGGTATCTCGCGGTGCTCATCGGTGGCGGGTTCGCCGGCGCGGCCGGCGCTCACCTCTCACTGGCCTTCTCGCAGCTCTGGGTCCCTGGCATGACCGCGGGCCGGGGTTGGATCGCCGTCGCGCTGGTCATCTTCGCGCAGTGGCGACCCCGTCGGATGCTCGTGGGAGCGTACCTGTTCGGGCTACTTGACGCGCTCCGCATTCGCTCCCAGTCGATTTCGTTGACACTGGGTCCCGATGCTCCCCTCGCGGGTGTCATCAATCCTGTCGTCGAGTTCCTCATGACGCCACAGATCATGGGGACGTACCCGTATCTGGCGACGATTATCGTGCTGGCCTACGCCGTCATCCGGACCAAGAGCGACCAGCTCGCGGTCCCCTCGGCGCTGTTGCAGTCCTACAGCCGCGAGACGGACTGAGCGGTCGGCGAGCGGGTCAATACTGGCGGCCACACCTCCCACAGACCGTGTGTGTGGCCAAATCTATTTATCGGTATTCGGAGAATCCAGTATGTCTCATGAGCGCCAATCAGGTCTTCGAGAGAGGCGACCGCGTCGGTATCTACTTGCAGGACAAACACTCGCTAGAAGAGAACGTGGACCTTGTGCAGTACGCGGAGGAGCAAGGCATCGACGAGATCTGGCAGGCCGAATCACGACTCGCACGCGACGCCGTCTCCCCGCTCGGCGCGTACGCCGCAGTCACCGATGACATCAAACTCGGCACCGGCGTCATCAACAACTGGACGCGCAACGCAGCGTTGATAGCGCAGTCGATGAGCACGCTGGAGGAACTCGCCGGCCCGGACCGCATCATGTGCGGCATCGGCGCGTGGTGGGACCCGCTGGCAGAGAAAGTCGGTATCGACCGTAGCGGCGCACTGCGGGCGATGCGTGAGTGCGTCGAAGTAACTCAGGATCTGCTGGACATGGAGAACGTCACCTACGACGGTGAGTTCGTCCAGATGCGGGACGTAGAACTGGACGTGGTCCACGGCGACGACGGACCGCGAACTGTTCCCGTCTACGTCGGTGGGACCGGGTTCAAGATGCTGGAACTCACCGGCCACTTCGCCGACGGCGCACTGCTGAACTACCTCGTCAGCCCGGAGTACAACGAGAAAGCCCTTGATGCACTGGAGACCGGGGCGGAGCGCGGTGGTCGCTCGCTTGACGACATCGACCGACCACAACTGGTCGTCTGTTCGATGGACCACGACGAGGAGCAGGCTCTGGACAACGCCCGCGAACTCATCACACAGTACCTCGGGCAACAGCCCCACATCATGAAGGCCAGCGGCGTCAGTCAGGACCTCATTGACGAGGTGGGCGATACCATCGGCGGGTGGCCGGCCGACAAGGACGACATCAAGGAGGGGATGCACCTCATTCCGGACGACGTGGTTCACAAACTCACTGCTAGCGGCACGCCGGAACAGTGCCGAGAGAAAGTTAGGGAATACGCCGAGACGGGCTGTCAGTGTCCGATCCTCTATCCGCTGGGTGACGATCGGCGGCTGATGATCGACGAGTTCGCGGACGGCTATCTGTAGTTCGTCGGCTCGACTCTCAATCGTCGTCGACCGGCGGCGCGCCCGCTCCCGTCTCGACAGGATCGGGTTCCAGTCCTGCGGTGTACTCGGTCGGCCCCGTCCCGACACTCCCGCCGGGGAACACAATATTGAGAATGAGGGCGGCCATCCCCCCGGTGACAAGTGCGGACCCGAACAGCGTCTGTACCTCAGACGGGAAGTTCTGGAGGATTTCGGGGCGGAACGCGACACCGAGGCCGAGCGCCATCGACATCGCGAGGATGGTCGAATTGCGGTGGTCTAACTCGACGTTTTGCGTGATGAGGCGTGCGCCCGAGGAGAATATCATCGCGAACAGGATGAGCGCGCCGCCGCCCAGCACGGCATCAGGCATCGCCGAGACGACTGCCCCAACTTTCGGGACAAACCCGAGTGCAAGCAGCACGACGCCCCCGATGCCGGCGACGTACCGGCTGGCGACGCCGGTGAAGTTCACGAGCCCGACGTTCTGCGAGAACGACGTGTTCGGGAGCGCGTTGAACACTGCACCGAAAACGCTCATCACGCCATCGGCGACGAGGCCACCACGGATTTCCTCCCGCGTGGCGTTCCGACCGGTTGCGGATACCGTCCCAGAGATGTCCCCGATAGTTTCCATGCCGGTAATGATGTAGAGGAAGGCTACGGTGACGATGGCGCTCGGCTCGAACGCGAGGCCGTATTTGAGCGGAACGGGAACCGTCACCCAGCCGGCAGCGGCGACCGCCGAGAGGTCAACCACGCCCAGTGCGAGCGCGGCGAGGTAGCCGACGATGATGCCCACGAACACGCTGATGACGCGGAGAAAGCCCTCGAAGAACTGGTTCAGCCCGACAGTGACGACTAGAACGAGCCCGGCGAGGCCGAGGTTGACGAAGGAGCCGTATCCCTCCGCTGACGGACCGGCCGAGGCCCCCGCAGCGTAGTTCATTCCCGTGGGGATGAGCGTTAGTCCGATGAGCATCACGACGATGCCGGTGACAAGCGGGGGGAAGAACCGCCGGAACCGGTCGAACGAGACACCCATGATGATCTCGACCGGCGCAGCAAGCAGTGATGCGCCGAACACGGCGGCGATACCGAACTGATTGCCGATGCCGATAAGCGGCCCGAGAAACGCGAAACTGGTCCCCATGACGACCGGGAGCCTCGCGCCGACGGGGCCGACCGGGTACGCTTGGACCATGGTCGCGACACCGGCGACGATGAGTGCCATCTGGACGAGAAACGTCGTCTCCCCCGTGACGGAGCCGACGGCCCCCGCAAGGATGAGTGGGGGCGCGACGTTGCCCAGAAACATCGCGAGCACGTGCTGGATGCCGAGTGGGATGGCCTTCCCAAGCGGCGGTTTGTCTTCGATATCGTACAGTACGACTGACTGCTGGTCTGTCTCTGGACCGCTCATGGGACGCCATCCAGCCCCTATCTTTTCAATCCACCTACTAGAATCCTTATACCAATATATGTGTTTAATTCTGTCCGAGATCATTATCCGTATGTCTCATTAAAATTTGATACTCGTTGGATGTGCGACCTGATATACTTTGGAACTGCAGCTCCCCCGACTCGACAGTGTGTCGAAACCGCTCGTAAAACGACAGCGCGCTGGCCCGTGTCGTGGCAACTGTCCGGTGGCGTCAGTCGTCGGCCGCGGCTTCCTCGGCCGTGCCGTACAGACCCTCGACCTCCGTGATTTCTGGATCGATTCGATCCACCCCCCCGGTCGCCCTCTCGGCGCTTTTCGTGTCCTTCAGGCCGAAGCCGGTGGACACCACGACGACGGTTTCGTCTTGCTCGATTATCCCCCGGTCGAGCGCCGTCTGGACGCCGGCAACGGGCGTTGCGCCTGCCGGCTCGGAGTAGATTCCCTCGGTGCTGCCAAGCAGTTTCTCGGCGTCCAGAATCTCGTCGTCGGAGACCAGTACGCTCGTCCCCCCGCTCTGTTCCAGCGCACGGCATGCTTTGATCGTGTTCCGTGGCCGTCCAACAGCGATTGAATCGGCCAGCGTTTCGGCAATATCGTCGATGTCCTCGTGGTCGTGGAAAGCGTCGTGGATGGCCGACGCCCCCTCGGCCTGGACGCCGAGCATCTTCGGGTGGTCGTCGACGTAGCCGAGGTCGTAGAACTCTTTGAACCCCTTCCATGCCCCGGCAATCGTACAGCCGTCACCCATCGAGAAGACGACCCAGTCGGGGACGTGTCCGCGAGCGATAGACTGGTCGGCGAGTTCGTGACCGACGGTTCGCTTACCCTCGACTTGGAACGGATTGATGGCCGCGTTGCGGTTGTACCAGCCGTACTTCTCGGTGACTTCGACGCTGAGGTCGTAGGCTTCGTCGTAGCTGCCGTTGACAGCGAGGACGTCCGCGCCGTAGACGAGCGGCTGTGCAAGCTTGCCTGTCGGGGCGTCGCCAGGAACGAAAATACGACAGTCCATCCCCCCGCGGGCGGCATAGCCCGATAGCGACGCGGCAGCGTTCCCGGTCGAGGCGCAGGTGATGATGTCGCGACCGGCGTGTCTGGCTTTCGTGACAGCGATAGCGCTGGCACGGTCCTTGAAACACCCAGTCGGGTTCCGTCCGTCGTCTTTGACCAGTGTTTCGACGCCCAGCGCGTCGCTGAGGTTTGGGGCGTCGAAGAGGTCCGTTCCGCCCTCGTTGAGCGTCACGACATCGGCGTCCGCTGCGACTGGTAGAAACGCCTCGTACTTCCATTGACTTGCGATCGGCCCGCCGAGGTCGCCATCGAACGCGTCATCGATAGCATCGTAGTCGTATGTTACTTCGAGGATGCCCTTCACGCCCTCGTGTTCAGGACAGGTGTAGATGATCTGATTCGGATCGTACTCCGCCCCACAGAGTGTACACTCGAGGGTTGTGACTTGCGTCATGCCCATACTACTTCCTCAGTACAACTGGGTATAAAACCGTACTGCGGCTTCAGCTTGATTGTGGGGGGACCGATCTCTGCCATTGATGGCATACCTTCACACACTGGTCACACACGCCACACATCTATTTGTGAACTGATAATCAGGTCAATGGACAGCAAAACGCTACAGCGGGCGGTCCAGGAACTGGCCACGGCCCGCCGTTGACTGGACCCTGTGGTCCTTTGCGACAATCTCACCGCCAGCGATGACTGTGTCCACGCGTGCGCTCCAGTGCTGTCCCTCGTACGGCGTCCAGCCACCGACGAACGTGTGGTCGTCGGCGGTGACCTCGTACTCCTCGGTCCGGACGAGCATCACATCCGCATCCGTTCCGACCTGCAGCGATCCTTTCCGTGGATAGATTGCGGCGTTCCGTGCCGGAGCTGTACACACGAGTTCGCGGAGCCGCGGCCACGAGAGTCGGCCTTCGTGGACGCCTTCGCTGGCGAGGTACTCGACCATCGTTTCGACGCCCGGGAGGCCGGCATAGGGCTCCCAGATATCCTCCCAGCCGGCTTCCCGTGCTTCACGGTACGTCGGGAAGTGGTCCGTGCCGATGAGGTCGATCGTCCCGTCCTGCACTGCATCCCAGAGCCGCTCCCGCTCGGTGTCGGATTTGAGGCTGGGATTGACCTTCAGGAATGGTCCCTTATCGGCAACGTCACCCTTCGAGAAGGCCAGATACTGTGGACAGGTTTCGAGCGTCACTGGGACGTTCGCTCGTGATTTGAAGCGGTTCCCCTCATGCGCGCCGCTCCCACTTGAGATGTGGACGACGTGCAGCGGACAGTCGGCGTACTCCGCAAAATAGCCCGCCCGTGAAATAGCGTCTAGTTCGGCTTCGAGGGGTCGTGAGTCCATGTACACGTCGGGTTCATCGCCGTCGATAGTCGATCGCGCGTCGTCGAGCAGTCCCTGTGTTTCGCAGTGAACGCGAACCGTACCCCCGGCATTGCCGACACGCCTCATGAGCGCTGCGATGGCCTCGTCGTCGGCCAGGTACGGGTCAGCGGTAAATGTCTTGAAATCCGCTGTTCCGGCGTCCATGATGCCGGCCACGTCGATGTCGGGATCCTGAACGTTGCCGGCAACGAGGCCGAAATCGACGTGTGCGAGCGCCGAACACGTCTCCGCTTTCTCATGCAGTGCGTCGGGAGTTGTGACAGGTGTCTGCGTCGGTAATTCGATGACCGTCGTCACCCCACCGGCGACCGCACTCGCCGTCTGGGACGCGAAGTCGATCCCATCCGGAAAGAGTTCGTCGTCGTGCATATGTGTGTGCACGTCGATAGCACCCGGAAGCGCGACCATGCCGTCTGCGTCAATGACAGTATCTGGATCACTGGGGCCTGTGACCGACGATGCTGGACCAGCAGCGTCTATCGTCCCGCCGGATATCGTGATTTCACCGTGCTGGATGCCCGACGCTGTCACCACCTGTGCCCCTTTGATGTGAATGTCTGTCATGCTGTAACAGCCCGGGCGAATGACGAAAACAGTTGGTGTGTGTGAGACGCCACATCTGTCGCACACGGTGGTTGTGATAGAGTGGCTGGTAGGGCCGTTCTGGGGCGGAGTAGCTTTTAGTCGGTTGACGGTTTCCCCCAACCTGTGATACTGAACGCAGGGACGCTCATCACGATGGACGATGAGCGCACGGTCCGGTCCGAGGCACACGTCGTCGTCGAAGATGGTGAAATCGTCGCTATCGAGGACGGGTACGCGTCCGGTGCTGACGTGATAGATGCCACTGACGAGGTCGTCATCCCGGGATTGGTGAACTGTCACACCCACATGTACGCGCTCCCGATCCGCGGTGCGCCGCTCGCTGCGTCACCCGAGAGTTTCTACGAATCGCTCGTCGACATCTGGTGGAACGTTGACGAGGCGTTTACCGAGCGCGACGCTCGCCTGTCTGCACTGGGCTCCTCTGTCGAGATGCTCCAGAGCGGCGTCACTACCTTTTGTGACAACTACTCCGGGCCGAATACGCTGCCGGGCGGTCTCGACGCCGTCGCAGAGGGTGTCGCACAGACCCCGATCCGTGGGATGATTTCCTTCGAGACGACAGCCCGGAACTCTGAAGCCCAGGCCAGAGACGGAATCGCGGAGAATCAGCGATTCATCGACGAAGCGGAAGACGAGTACGACACTGTATCCGGCCACTACTGCCTCCACACGCTGTTTACCAACACCGAAGACATCGTTAGGGAGTGTGTTGACAGGGCTACTGACGACGACCGCCCAATCCAGATCCATCTTGAAGAGGGGCTGGTCGACGTTCATGAATCAATCGCCGACTACGGGAAACGACCGGTACCAGCGTTAGAAGACATGGGCTTTTTCGACGCCGAAGTCATCGCTGCTCACTGCGTCCATTCTACCGAGTCCGAGATCGAAATACTCGCAGCAAACGATGTTTCCGTCGCCCACAACCCGTATTCCAACATCAATAACGCCGTCGGTATCGCCGATGTCGAAACCATGCAAGCCCACGAGATGACAATCGGGCTCGGTGACGACGGATGGGATCCGGATATGTTCGAGACCATGCGTTCAGCCGTCGGTATCCACAACCTCAAGCAGCGCAACCCGAGCGGCTTCGACATGGCCACTGCTCTTGAATGGGCGACAATCGGCAGTGCGGCGGTGCTGGGAATGGAGGACGCTGTCGGCAGTATCGAGGTCGGTAAACGCGGTGATTTCGTCACGTTGGATCTGGGGCCAAACCCGGTGTTGGACGGGAGTGCGCCCTACTACGTCGTCAGCGCCGCAAGCCGTGCGGACGTTACCCGGACAATTATCGACGGAGAGCCTGTGTATGATCAGACATCAGGTATCACCGGCGTCGATGATTCGGATATGACTGCTGTCGGCGATGCGAGTGCCGAACTCTGGGAACGGTTGTAGGGCAGTTCTTGGATAGGTATGACTTCAGTTCGCTGTCATTGGGGACCTATCTGATATACGCCCTGAAGGTGTGAACACAATCTGCTGATAAATTTTGGAAAGTAGCTTCTGTGACTGTAGAAAAGACACACCCTTAGGGTGTAAAAATTTGGGAAATATTTTGATATTCCGGTCAATGTGCACATTCTGTACACATGGTATTTGGACTGCAGCGTGGTTGAGGAACCAAATCTGCCTATTTCGTGTATTGTGGAAAATATTTCCGCTTCCCGTATGTAATAG is a genomic window of Haloarcula sp. H-GB4 containing:
- a CDS encoding ABC transporter permease produces the protein MNVAVTVDAREDIPAWLAYGTPVFTVLAALAVSAIALVVLNVDPVAAYTTMFVDTLVTEFGLSETLTKAVPLILTGLAVYLPLKAGLFNIGAEGQLVAGALAGTWIGLNVSLTGLALIPLMFVAAAVAGGIWAGIPAYLRAKWDVNEIITSLLLTFVALEIQSYLLRGPMQGGTGNFPQSDRFSEAATIPELFGGVHAGLLAAVCMVVVTYVLMTRTRLGFEITFVGSNDEAAQQAGMSKFYVYLFVFVVGGAFAAMGGISEIAGAQGRYRAGFEPGYGFTAIPVALLGRNSAFKVMLAGLFFAVLFVGGSSMEVAFGVPAALVEIIQALVILFLITAEFFKSYRVGIDLKRGPAETPAQPQRGDD
- a CDS encoding ABC transporter permease, which gives rise to MVSFIAGLLDATVQAATVLLLAGMGELISERAGVLNLGVEGMMLVGALGGFITTVLTGSHWLGFAVGILLGMVLALVHAFLCISLKSNQVISGVMLTLLGTGLTTFFGSGWVEESISGFPQITFPLIGQYLVGIPVIGEALFRSTATDYLALGLLVVVWYFLHHSNLGLEMIAVGEDPEMADTMGVSVFRLRYLAVLIGGGFAGAAGAHLSLAFSQLWVPGMTAGRGWIAVALVIFAQWRPRRMLVGAYLFGLLDALRIRSQSISLTLGPDAPLAGVINPVVEFLMTPQIMGTYPYLATIIVLAYAVIRTKSDQLAVPSALLQSYSRETD
- a CDS encoding LLM class flavin-dependent oxidoreductase gives rise to the protein MSANQVFERGDRVGIYLQDKHSLEENVDLVQYAEEQGIDEIWQAESRLARDAVSPLGAYAAVTDDIKLGTGVINNWTRNAALIAQSMSTLEELAGPDRIMCGIGAWWDPLAEKVGIDRSGALRAMRECVEVTQDLLDMENVTYDGEFVQMRDVELDVVHGDDGPRTVPVYVGGTGFKMLELTGHFADGALLNYLVSPEYNEKALDALETGAERGGRSLDDIDRPQLVVCSMDHDEEQALDNARELITQYLGQQPHIMKASGVSQDLIDEVGDTIGGWPADKDDIKEGMHLIPDDVVHKLTASGTPEQCREKVREYAETGCQCPILYPLGDDRRLMIDEFADGYL
- a CDS encoding uracil-xanthine permease family protein; the protein is MSGPETDQQSVVLYDIEDKPPLGKAIPLGIQHVLAMFLGNVAPPLILAGAVGSVTGETTFLVQMALIVAGVATMVQAYPVGPVGARLPVVMGTSFAFLGPLIGIGNQFGIAAVFGASLLAAPVEIIMGVSFDRFRRFFPPLVTGIVVMLIGLTLIPTGMNYAAGASAGPSAEGYGSFVNLGLAGLVLVVTVGLNQFFEGFLRVISVFVGIIVGYLAALALGVVDLSAVAAAGWVTVPVPLKYGLAFEPSAIVTVAFLYIITGMETIGDISGTVSATGRNATREEIRGGLVADGVMSVFGAVFNALPNTSFSQNVGLVNFTGVASRYVAGIGGVVLLALGFVPKVGAVVSAMPDAVLGGGALILFAMIFSSGARLITQNVELDHRNSTILAMSMALGLGVAFRPEILQNFPSEVQTLFGSALVTGGMAALILNIVFPGGSVGTGPTEYTAGLEPDPVETGAGAPPVDDD
- the thrC gene encoding threonine synthase, with the protein product MGMTQVTTLECTLCGAEYDPNQIIYTCPEHEGVKGILEVTYDYDAIDDAFDGDLGGPIASQWKYEAFLPVAADADVVTLNEGGTDLFDAPNLSDALGVETLVKDDGRNPTGCFKDRASAIAVTKARHAGRDIITCASTGNAAASLSGYAARGGMDCRIFVPGDAPTGKLAQPLVYGADVLAVNGSYDEAYDLSVEVTEKYGWYNRNAAINPFQVEGKRTVGHELADQSIARGHVPDWVVFSMGDGCTIAGAWKGFKEFYDLGYVDDHPKMLGVQAEGASAIHDAFHDHEDIDDIAETLADSIAVGRPRNTIKACRALEQSGGTSVLVSDDEILDAEKLLGSTEGIYSEPAGATPVAGVQTALDRGIIEQDETVVVVSTGFGLKDTKSAERATGGVDRIDPEITEVEGLYGTAEEAAADD
- a CDS encoding dihydroorotase family protein; the protein is MTDIHIKGAQVVTASGIQHGEITISGGTIDAAGPASSVTGPSDPDTVIDADGMVALPGAIDVHTHMHDDELFPDGIDFASQTASAVAGGVTTVIELPTQTPVTTPDALHEKAETCSALAHVDFGLVAGNVQDPDIDVAGIMDAGTADFKTFTADPYLADDEAIAALMRRVGNAGGTVRVHCETQGLLDDARSTIDGDEPDVYMDSRPLEAELDAISRAGYFAEYADCPLHVVHISSGSGAHEGNRFKSRANVPVTLETCPQYLAFSKGDVADKGPFLKVNPSLKSDTERERLWDAVQDGTIDLIGTDHFPTYREAREAGWEDIWEPYAGLPGVETMVEYLASEGVHEGRLSWPRLRELVCTAPARNAAIYPRKGSLQVGTDADVMLVRTEEYEVTADDHTFVGGWTPYEGQHWSARVDTVIAGGEIVAKDHRVQSTAGRGQFLDRPL
- a CDS encoding amidohydrolase family protein — translated: MILNAGTLITMDDERTVRSEAHVVVEDGEIVAIEDGYASGADVIDATDEVVIPGLVNCHTHMYALPIRGAPLAASPESFYESLVDIWWNVDEAFTERDARLSALGSSVEMLQSGVTTFCDNYSGPNTLPGGLDAVAEGVAQTPIRGMISFETTARNSEAQARDGIAENQRFIDEAEDEYDTVSGHYCLHTLFTNTEDIVRECVDRATDDDRPIQIHLEEGLVDVHESIADYGKRPVPALEDMGFFDAEVIAAHCVHSTESEIEILAANDVSVAHNPYSNINNAVGIADVETMQAHEMTIGLGDDGWDPDMFETMRSAVGIHNLKQRNPSGFDMATALEWATIGSAAVLGMEDAVGSIEVGKRGDFVTLDLGPNPVLDGSAPYYVVSAASRADVTRTIIDGEPVYDQTSGITGVDDSDMTAVGDASAELWERL